The following nucleotide sequence is from SAR324 cluster bacterium.
CTTCCATCTTCAGACTGAGACTTTTTGCAAGATCTCTTCTTTGCAGTTCATCTGATAAATTTTCATCCTTCCATAACCAACTAGATCGTTCGCGTCCAACTCAATCAAACTATTACTCTCAAAGGAAGGCTAGCCCAAAATATTGTGTGTCCCATCACAGAAGGGGGATTCTCCAGTTCTTTTGCAGCCACACAAGTAAAAGGTTTTGGATTCTTCTGCAGTAAAAACTTTTGGCGAAAAAGCAGTCGGCTTGTGAGATCCATCGCAGAAAGGTTGCTTGCTAGAAAGTCCGCAAGAACACCATGCATACTTTTTCCCTTGCTCCAATTCGACTGCAAAAGGGGAATCTTGAGCAATTATTGGTTCTGATGACACTTGATTCTACAGTTTGGTAGTTGTGAGGATGGATTATTGGAAAAGTCATTTGATCCGCTTGCCTCAGATAATTTAGTTAAAACCCTTTTGCTAAAAGGTGTTTTCCTCAACCTTGGGGAACATACAGCGCAACCTCAATGTTCAGATCCACCTCATCAGACACCATCAATCCACCTGCAGCCTGTAGTGCTTTGTTCCAAGTGACATTGAAATCTTGTCGATTGATCTGACCTGCTGCCTCAAAGGCTACCCGACCTGGCATCTTCCCCAATAGTTGTCCTTCAAGGGTAATCGGCTTGCTCACATCCCGAATCGTCAAGATTCCATCCACCCGGTAATTTCCGTTATCCTTAGGCTCAATGCTTGTGCTCTCAAAAGTGATTGTCGGATAACGCTCAGCGTTGAAGAAATCATCACTTCTTAAATGCCCATCCCGCTTTGCGTTATCAGTGTCGACAGAGGCAACAGAGATCTCAGCGTTCACTGAACGCAAACTCCCAGTTTGTTCATCGATTTGTGCAGCAGCTTGGACATCGTTGAATTTGCCACGCACTGTACTGAAGAGCATATGCTTGACTGCAAAACCAACAGTTGAGTGCACCACGTCTAGTTGATAACGGCTGGATGCTTGGGCCATCGTAATTCCACTGGTATAGACGAACCCAAGCATAGCCAACGACAAAAATAGCTTCTTCTTCATTCCATTGCTCCTGAAT
It contains:
- a CDS encoding CDGSH iron-sulfur domain-containing protein, which translates into the protein MSSEPIIAQDSPFAVELEQGKKYAWCSCGLSSKQPFCDGSHKPTAFSPKVFTAEESKTFYLCGCKRTGESPFCDGTHNILG
- a CDS encoding YceI family protein produces the protein MKKKLFLSLAMLGFVYTSGITMAQASSRYQLDVVHSTVGFAVKHMLFSTVRGKFNDVQAAAQIDEQTGSLRSVNAEISVASVDTDNAKRDGHLRSDDFFNAERYPTITFESTSIEPKDNGNYRVDGILTIRDVSKPITLEGQLLGKMPGRVAFEAAGQINRQDFNVTWNKALQAAGGLMVSDEVDLNIEVALYVPQG